Proteins from a single region of Oncorhynchus tshawytscha isolate Ot180627B linkage group LG03, Otsh_v2.0, whole genome shotgun sequence:
- the LOC112234869 gene encoding neuronal pentraxin-2-like isoform X1, with amino-acid sequence MGHKCISKPSSLQTLILSTILLFISPTSAMPGPDYGGHPRFICIPVPADTDPACFPSGGPVMGPSGAGHHTPPVGPPNNNGWWGMTEEAKTTILHLRESLVQQKETILDMRETIRELTAKLTLCEGSGPGIVAHNDHHEPPSHHGGAVSHLPYADNGHHDNQQGHHGNNNHALDAAGHYPGNGGHRSDSGHNNRGKDKHATPEDMISSKSPEELSRMLQALKERMDNLQQSRNTSTTYSSSLKELLQRKISALEQQMHHTAAALSSSPNHHDDSDHHDDGHHEDHDDDGHHDDSHHDDHPDDHHDDGQHDNEADSHGYLQRTGYHIPGPRAGLHSNNKLDSLLNNLHHTGTISRKKTKNPDAFQIGFPMRTNYMYGKVKTTLLHEIFALTLCLWIKGGAGPGLGTPFSYSVPGQANELVLIEWGNNPMELLVDDKAVTLPLSISDGKWHHVCVTWSTRDGEWEAYQDGVKRGSGENLSAWHPIKPGGVFILGQEQDTLGGRFDATQAFMGDISDLQMWANVLTAHDIYSLASCNSHLSGDVITWSENVVELHGGVTKYPFDPCH; translated from the exons ATGGGACACAAGTGCATCTCTAAACCCTCGTCGTTACAAACACTCATCCTCTCCaccatcctcctcttcatctcccctACCTCTGCCATGCCAGGGCCTGACTATGGAGGCCACCCGCGATTCATCTGCATTCCCGTCCCTGCCGATACCGACCCTGCCTGCTTCCCCTCTGGGGGGCCAGTCATGGGGCCTAGCGGGGCAGGGCATCACACGCCTCCTGTAGGGCCCCCGAACAATAATGGCTGGTGGGGAATGACAGAGGAGGCTAAAACCACTATTTTACACCTGAGAGAGAGCCTGGTGCAGCAAAAAGAGACCATCCTGGATATGAGAGAGACCATCAGGGAGCTGACCGCCAAGCTTACCCTGTGTGAGGGCTCTGGGCCGGGCATCGTGGCTCACAACGACCACCATGAACCTCCATCTCATCACGGAGGGGCTGTCAGCCATCTGCCTTACGCTGACAACGGTCACCATGACAACCAGCAGGGTCACCATGGAAACAACAACCATGCTTTGGATGCAGCCGGACACTACCCTGGGAATGGGGGGCATCGTTCGGACAGTGGGCATAACAACAGGGGGAAGGATAAACACGCAACACCAGAGGATATGATATCATCAAAATCGCCGGAAGAACTGAGCAGGATGCTGCAGGCCCTTAAAGAGAGAATGGATAACCTGCAG CAGTCAAGGAACACCTCCACCACCTACTCCAGCTCTCTGAAGGAGCTCCTCCAGAGGAAGATCAGTGCTCTGGAGCAGCAGATGCACCACACCGCTGCTGCCCTCAGCAGCAGCCCCAATCACCATGACGACAGCGATCACCACGATGacgggcaccatgaagaccacgACGATGACGGGCATCACGATGACAGTCACCATGATGACCACCCCGATGATCACCATGATGATGGGCAACACGACAACGAGGCAGATAGCCATGGTTACCTGCAGAGAACGGGTTATCACATACCAGGGCCCAGGGCTGGCCTGCACTCCAACAACAAATTGGACtctctactgaataacctgcACCACACAGGTACCATCAGCAGGAAGAAGACCAAGAACCCTGATGCCTTCCAGATCGGTTTCCCCATGAGAACCAACTACATGTACGGGAAGGTGAAGACGACCCTCCTCCACGAGATCTTTGCCCTCACCCTGTGTCTGTGGATAAAGGGGGGTGcaggccccgggctggggacccccTTCTCCTACTCTGTACCAGGACAGGCCAACGAACTGGTGCTGATCGAGTGGGGCAACAACCCCATGGAGCTGTTGGTGGATGACAag GCAGTGACTCTGCCCCTTTCTATCAGCGATGGAAAGTggcaccatgtgtgtgtgacgtggTCGACGAGGGACGGTGAGTGGGAGGCGTACCAGGACGGGGTGAAGAGGGGCTCTGGGGAGAACCTGTCCGCATGGCATCCCATCAAACCTGGAGGGGTCTTCATCCTCGGACAGGAACAG gacaCTCTGGGAGGTCGTTTCGACGCCACGCAGGCGTTTATGGGGGACATCTCTGACCTCCAGATGTGGGCTAATGTCCTCACGGCCCATGACATCTACAGCCTGGCCTCCTGCAACAGCCACCTCAGTGGGGACGTCATCACCTGGTCCGAGAACGTGGTGGAGCTCCACGGAGGGGTCACCAAGTACCCCTTCGACCCCTGTCACTAA
- the LOC112234869 gene encoding neuronal pentraxin-2-like isoform X2, with protein sequence MGHKCISKPSSLQTLILSTILLFISPTSAMPGPDYGGHPRFICIPVPADTDPACFPSGGPVMGPSGAGHHTPPVGPPNNNGWWGMTEEAKTTILHLRESLVQQKETILDMRETIRELTAKLTLCEGSGPGIVAHNDHHEPPSHHGGAVSHLPYADNGHHDNQQGHHGNNNHALDAAGHYPGNGGHRSDSGHNNRGKDKHATPEDMISSKSPEELSRMLQALKERMDNLQSRNTSTTYSSSLKELLQRKISALEQQMHHTAAALSSSPNHHDDSDHHDDGHHEDHDDDGHHDDSHHDDHPDDHHDDGQHDNEADSHGYLQRTGYHIPGPRAGLHSNNKLDSLLNNLHHTGTISRKKTKNPDAFQIGFPMRTNYMYGKVKTTLLHEIFALTLCLWIKGGAGPGLGTPFSYSVPGQANELVLIEWGNNPMELLVDDKAVTLPLSISDGKWHHVCVTWSTRDGEWEAYQDGVKRGSGENLSAWHPIKPGGVFILGQEQDTLGGRFDATQAFMGDISDLQMWANVLTAHDIYSLASCNSHLSGDVITWSENVVELHGGVTKYPFDPCH encoded by the exons ATGGGACACAAGTGCATCTCTAAACCCTCGTCGTTACAAACACTCATCCTCTCCaccatcctcctcttcatctcccctACCTCTGCCATGCCAGGGCCTGACTATGGAGGCCACCCGCGATTCATCTGCATTCCCGTCCCTGCCGATACCGACCCTGCCTGCTTCCCCTCTGGGGGGCCAGTCATGGGGCCTAGCGGGGCAGGGCATCACACGCCTCCTGTAGGGCCCCCGAACAATAATGGCTGGTGGGGAATGACAGAGGAGGCTAAAACCACTATTTTACACCTGAGAGAGAGCCTGGTGCAGCAAAAAGAGACCATCCTGGATATGAGAGAGACCATCAGGGAGCTGACCGCCAAGCTTACCCTGTGTGAGGGCTCTGGGCCGGGCATCGTGGCTCACAACGACCACCATGAACCTCCATCTCATCACGGAGGGGCTGTCAGCCATCTGCCTTACGCTGACAACGGTCACCATGACAACCAGCAGGGTCACCATGGAAACAACAACCATGCTTTGGATGCAGCCGGACACTACCCTGGGAATGGGGGGCATCGTTCGGACAGTGGGCATAACAACAGGGGGAAGGATAAACACGCAACACCAGAGGATATGATATCATCAAAATCGCCGGAAGAACTGAGCAGGATGCTGCAGGCCCTTAAAGAGAGAATGGATAACCTGCAG TCAAGGAACACCTCCACCACCTACTCCAGCTCTCTGAAGGAGCTCCTCCAGAGGAAGATCAGTGCTCTGGAGCAGCAGATGCACCACACCGCTGCTGCCCTCAGCAGCAGCCCCAATCACCATGACGACAGCGATCACCACGATGacgggcaccatgaagaccacgACGATGACGGGCATCACGATGACAGTCACCATGATGACCACCCCGATGATCACCATGATGATGGGCAACACGACAACGAGGCAGATAGCCATGGTTACCTGCAGAGAACGGGTTATCACATACCAGGGCCCAGGGCTGGCCTGCACTCCAACAACAAATTGGACtctctactgaataacctgcACCACACAGGTACCATCAGCAGGAAGAAGACCAAGAACCCTGATGCCTTCCAGATCGGTTTCCCCATGAGAACCAACTACATGTACGGGAAGGTGAAGACGACCCTCCTCCACGAGATCTTTGCCCTCACCCTGTGTCTGTGGATAAAGGGGGGTGcaggccccgggctggggacccccTTCTCCTACTCTGTACCAGGACAGGCCAACGAACTGGTGCTGATCGAGTGGGGCAACAACCCCATGGAGCTGTTGGTGGATGACAag GCAGTGACTCTGCCCCTTTCTATCAGCGATGGAAAGTggcaccatgtgtgtgtgacgtggTCGACGAGGGACGGTGAGTGGGAGGCGTACCAGGACGGGGTGAAGAGGGGCTCTGGGGAGAACCTGTCCGCATGGCATCCCATCAAACCTGGAGGGGTCTTCATCCTCGGACAGGAACAG gacaCTCTGGGAGGTCGTTTCGACGCCACGCAGGCGTTTATGGGGGACATCTCTGACCTCCAGATGTGGGCTAATGTCCTCACGGCCCATGACATCTACAGCCTGGCCTCCTGCAACAGCCACCTCAGTGGGGACGTCATCACCTGGTCCGAGAACGTGGTGGAGCTCCACGGAGGGGTCACCAAGTACCCCTTCGACCCCTGTCACTAA